The genomic interval TGTCGTAATCATAGGTGCGGTACTTTGCCGTCAGTGTGAGCGGTTTCCAGGGCCTGGATGTGAGGACGAGATTCATGGCAGTAGTATCGACTTCTCCATCAAGGCTTTTCCGGGGAAGCAGGGCGGTCGTCGTCGGATCGTCCGTGGCATCAATGACAGTGTCCCCATTGATATCCGCAACACCGATGAGCGCCGTGTTGGTCGTCCAGGGCAGGAAATCATCGTCCTGGGTGATCGTCCCGCGCGACAGCGTGGCGGTGAACTGAGTCGACATCGGCAGGAAGACGCCGCCAGTGATGACGAGATTTCGAGAATCATTGTCCGGGTAAAGGTCCATGCGCCCCTCTTCAACCATGAAGCGGGGACTTCCCGGGCATCCCGGAGTCCCGCCCGAAGCGTTGCAGTCATTGAACCAGAAGGGATTATCATAGGTCAGCGTTGGGATGTTGTTCTCGAAATCAGAGACCTGGTAAGCCACCCCGGCAAAAAATCTCTTGTGCGTGAACTTCGCTCCGAATTCCAGCATGGTTGTCGTGTAGTCGATCGGCTCGGGGAGTTCGAGCCCCCGCACCGGATAGATGGAATCCGTGCCGACACCGTCCGGATCGGCTATTCCTGTCGTACGAAGATAGGTTCCGGACCCCAGGGGGCGGTATCCGTTTCGCTTCTCCCGAACGGCGTTCAGATTGAAGCTCCAGTGGGCAACAGGAGTCCACCTCAGGCCGAATCTCCCCTCGTTGCGCTGGATACCAAAGGTCTGAAAACCAGTTGAACTGACGAAATCATCGACGACAGCCGGCAGGGTGGCGGTATCGCCCCAGACACCGTCCCCGTCCGGATCCTGGAACCGCATCTGCGCCTCGTCAGCAATTCGGTATGTCCCCGGGCTCACGGAATTCAACAGGAACTTGGCACCGTTAGTAAACTTATGCGGGGTTCTGGTCCAGTCGATGTCAATATCCAGTTTTCCAAAAACCCCAAATCGAGTGGCGATCTTTTCATCTTTCTGGAGAACATCCTTTCCCGTGAACTGGAAATAGGATTCTCCAAGCCACCCTTCTTTTCTGGAGAGCGTCCAGCTCAGATAATTGAGAACAAGCCCTTCCGGGATATCGCGATACTCATCATATTTGGCGCTGCGGTTCTCATCGGCATCGATATCTGTCTGTTGAACTCCAGTGACGACTGCTGCTTTGTCGTCTTTTCCCCCTTCCTCCGCCCATGCGGCTGGTGCCGTGGCGGCGATTACCATAAGAGTCATTCCCATGGCAAACAGGAGGAAGAGATTTCTTTTGCTTGAATCGAATATTCTTCTCATGGTTTCCTCCTTATCTCTGCAGGACTTTGCCTGAGGGATGGTTGCTGCCATGGATCTGAGAATGGCAGTTGACACAGGACCGGTTGATATTCCACATGCGGCCCGCATCGCCGGCGACGGTCTGATGATGTCCGAAGAGATGGCAGGACTGACAGAGCCTGGGCGCCGGAGTCGAGAGAAGTTTCGTGTTGTTGGAGCCATGGGGTGTGTGGCAGGTCATGCAGTTTTCGCGGACAGGGATGTGCTCGAACAGGAATGGCCCGCGCTTCTCCATGTGGCATTCGTAGCACTTGTCGTTCACCGAGAGAGCAGCAACGGCACTTTCCTCCGGTGAGCCATGCGGATTGTGGCAGGACAAACAGGTCATCTGCCCGTCCCTCAGCGGATGTGAAGACGCTGGTAGAGGCTCTTCCGAACATCCGTATGGCAGGCAAGGCAAAGGTCGTTCACCTTGTGTTTCTTCAAGGCGTTATCGGATGACCAGCCTTGATGAAGCTCATGGCAGGATGTGCATGATACGTTGAAACTCTCATGCGTCGTCCCCCGCCAGTAAACCGCCTCATCCCCAGCATGACAATTCAGGCAGAGATCATTCCCTTCTCGCACGTCCATTTTTTTCGGATTCTTGATCCTGGCCTTGTCCCCCTCGCTTTCCGCATGCTCCTTTCCTGGCCCGTGGCATGATTCGCATAGCACACTTTCACCAGCATCGTGTGTCAGTC from Acidobacteriota bacterium carries:
- a CDS encoding MtrB/PioB family outer membrane beta-barrel protein encodes the protein MRRIFDSSKRNLFLLFAMGMTLMVIAATAPAAWAEEGGKDDKAAVVTGVQQTDIDADENRSAKYDEYRDIPEGLVLNYLSWTLSRKEGWLGESYFQFTGKDVLQKDEKIATRFGVFGKLDIDIDWTRTPHKFTNGAKFLLNSVSPGTYRIADEAQMRFQDPDGDGVWGDTATLPAVVDDFVSSTGFQTFGIQRNEGRFGLRWTPVAHWSFNLNAVREKRNGYRPLGSGTYLRTTGIADPDGVGTDSIYPVRGLELPEPIDYTTTMLEFGAKFTHKRFFAGVAYQVSDFENNIPTLTYDNPFWFNDCNASGGTPGCPGSPRFMVEEGRMDLYPDNDSRNLVITGGVFLPMSTQFTATLSRGTITQDDDFLPWTTNTALIGVADINGDTVIDATDDPTTTALLPRKSLDGEVDTTAMNLVLTSRPWKPLTLTAKYRTYDYDSTQDPLMLQGYVRYVESYWGTTFNNQPLEHRPLDFQKTVSALEASLHPWKYFGALLFFQRSSWDYDQYTDLNADTVRDIGTRAVKGTDDDTMGATLFTNPAEWMDARVTYKTSKREFDGTYTTFAAGEHQGVRQYDIFERDRTEMDVQVNLMPVEKLTIGLGYRSVEDDYADTLITWDSNTGESFGFREGEDKGFTFTLYFQADKRLDLFVYMESSEMETLVHGQTKYGTFANLNNTWFTEIGNKSTAYGVGSHITIIPDSLYLDANLNRTQGEVSHDAWNPIATGDSNSLSAKAYNFPDQVSKLTTGELRLMKKLSARYGLGFSYLYEKFDLEDFQWDVLVPYGNDFVSYGDDALRYLFLDSRYNDYSAHIAQLFLKIKF
- a CDS encoding cytochrome c3 family protein; the protein is MTCLSCHNPHGSPEESAVAALSVNDKCYECHMEKRGPFLFEHIPVRENCMTCHTPHGSNNTKLLSTPAPRLCQSCHLFGHHQTVAGDAGRMWNINRSCVNCHSQIHGSNHPSGKVLQR
- a CDS encoding cytochrome c3 family protein, which codes for MVLAQPPSAEAIAGNETCATCHEDVVKKYAGTRHGKGLTHDAGESVLCESCHGPGKEHAESEGDKARIKNPKKMDVREGNDLCLNCHAGDEAVYWRGTTHESFNVSCTSCHELHQGWSSDNALKKHKVNDLCLACHTDVRKSLYQRLHIR